In Halanaeroarchaeum sp. HSR-CO, one DNA window encodes the following:
- a CDS encoding HVO_0416 family zinc finger protein encodes MATADTSDDAVLDQFLENNGHTTAAWDRSYNKKQCPECGGIHDVDAMRCSVCGWSP; translated from the coding sequence ATGGCGACTGCAGACACTTCGGACGACGCTGTCCTGGACCAGTTCCTCGAGAACAACGGCCACACGACTGCAGCATGGGACCGAAGCTATAACAAAAAGCAGTGTCCGGAGTGTGGCGGAATCCACGACGTAGACGCCATGCGCTGTTCGGTCTGTGGCTGGTCGCCGTAG
- a CDS encoding riboflavin synthase, whose protein sequence is MFTGIVEETGIVESVTDDEGGRRLRIATEGMTDFEAGESVGVSGVCLTVEESGDRWFSVFTAAETLAKTTLDQVQEGDGVNLERPMPADGRFDGHIVQGHVDTTTEVVDVESVGEDWTFTFALPEGYERYLAPKGSVALDGISLTVADLDDDAGTFSVAIIPTTYEETTLGERDPGEAVNVEVDVIAKYVERMAEVA, encoded by the coding sequence ATGTTCACCGGCATCGTCGAGGAGACCGGCATCGTCGAGTCAGTGACGGACGACGAGGGCGGACGACGACTCCGCATCGCGACCGAGGGGATGACCGACTTCGAAGCCGGCGAGAGCGTCGGCGTCAGCGGCGTCTGTCTCACCGTCGAGGAGTCCGGCGACCGCTGGTTCTCCGTGTTCACGGCGGCGGAGACGCTGGCGAAGACGACCCTCGACCAGGTACAGGAGGGTGATGGCGTCAACCTGGAACGACCGATGCCGGCCGACGGCCGCTTCGACGGTCACATCGTCCAGGGCCACGTCGACACCACGACCGAGGTCGTGGACGTGGAGTCCGTCGGCGAGGACTGGACGTTCACGTTCGCGCTCCCAGAGGGCTACGAGCGCTACCTCGCGCCAAAGGGCTCGGTGGCTCTCGACGGCATCAGCCTGACCGTCGCCGACCTCGACGACGACGCCGGCACCTTCTCCGTCGCCATCATTCCGACGACGTACGAGGAGACGACCCTCGGCGAGCGAGACCCGGGCGAGGCGGTCAACGTCGAGGTGGACGTCATCGCGAAGTACGTCGAACGAATGGCCGAGGTCGCGTAG
- a CDS encoding M20 family metallopeptidase — protein sequence MTDLRDLTATLVSIPSHEDATAAGDAIASWLRAETDARVTSDDAGNVIARRGTGPSLALVGHHDVVPPADSQVDGDEYVVEERDGRLYGRGTADMKGALAAMLLAFRDAEPAGELVFASFVGEEDGGVGARAAIDAGFAPDYAVVGEGSMGYSAPGVLDVAVAHKGRRGSTVVASGTSAHASEPETGENAVYRATDAVAVIRDLSAPETTVMGETTTGSLAVTGIEGGTAWNVIPDACEVTVDERTVPGDRAPLEQVEEIPGVEWRVDQDLPPMRCDDSDFAAAVVSAADDVQESTPEAVVKPHATDAGWLAAAGTSTVVCGPAEPGEAHTEAESVSLAVLDRVRRCYETVATSWPAEDG from the coding sequence ATGACCGACCTCCGCGACCTGACCGCCACCCTCGTCTCGATTCCGAGCCACGAGGACGCGACCGCCGCCGGCGACGCCATCGCATCGTGGCTTCGCGCGGAGACCGACGCGCGAGTGACGAGCGACGACGCCGGCAACGTCATCGCGAGACGCGGGACCGGCCCGTCCCTCGCGCTCGTCGGGCATCACGACGTCGTTCCACCGGCGGATTCCCAGGTGGACGGCGACGAGTACGTCGTCGAGGAGCGCGACGGTCGGCTCTACGGTCGCGGAACCGCGGACATGAAAGGCGCGCTGGCTGCGATGCTCCTGGCCTTCCGGGACGCCGAGCCAGCGGGCGAACTCGTCTTCGCGAGTTTCGTCGGCGAGGAGGACGGCGGCGTCGGTGCCCGGGCCGCCATCGACGCCGGGTTCGCCCCCGACTATGCTGTCGTCGGGGAGGGATCGATGGGCTATTCGGCCCCTGGTGTTCTCGACGTAGCCGTCGCTCACAAGGGGCGCCGTGGGAGCACGGTCGTAGCCAGCGGAACCTCGGCCCACGCCTCCGAGCCGGAGACGGGCGAGAACGCCGTCTACCGGGCGACCGATGCGGTCGCCGTCATCCGCGACCTCTCGGCCCCCGAGACGACCGTCATGGGGGAGACAACCACCGGCAGTCTGGCGGTCACCGGTATCGAGGGTGGGACTGCGTGGAACGTGATACCGGACGCCTGCGAGGTCACCGTCGACGAGCGGACCGTGCCGGGTGACAGAGCCCCCCTGGAGCAGGTCGAGGAGATTCCCGGCGTCGAGTGGCGCGTCGACCAGGACCTGCCACCCATGCGGTGTGACGATTCGGACTTCGCGGCGGCGGTCGTCTCGGCGGCCGACGACGTCCAGGAATCGACGCCCGAGGCGGTCGTCAAACCCCACGCGACCGACGCGGGGTGGCTGGCGGCGGCCGGAACGAGCACGGTGGTCTGTGGCCCGGCCGAACCGGGGGAGGCGCACACCGAAGCGGAGAGCGTCTCGCTCGCGGTGCTGGACCGCGTTCGTCGGTGCTACGAGACCGTCGCGACGTCCTGGCCGGCCGAGGACGGGTGA
- a CDS encoding DMT family transporter — translation MTAATIYALALLPAVIWGFTPILSKRGMAGGGSSLQASLVVVAVDTTLYLLVLLATRGTEIFVDLPLAAIALFVLAGVVGTALGRLAIFTGVDRVGAAINTAAVSIRPLFATILAVFLLGESVGLHTAIGILVVVTGLVALTLSKGGDITGWERADLLYPLLAALLFAIGNVARRYGLVSFPDVSLLEAVALNEFGGMVALGTFAVVAGRRDVLYAPRKTYAYFAGSGTLTAVALLSLFAALQAERVAIVDPLSATAPLFTTLFAAVLLRDLEQVTRQVVLGAALIVFGVVVITAF, via the coding sequence ATGACCGCCGCCACCATCTACGCGCTCGCACTTCTCCCGGCCGTCATCTGGGGGTTCACCCCGATCCTCTCGAAACGCGGCATGGCCGGTGGCGGATCGTCCTTACAGGCCTCCCTGGTCGTCGTCGCCGTGGACACGACGCTGTACCTCCTCGTCCTCCTGGCCACCCGGGGCACCGAGATATTCGTCGACCTGCCACTCGCGGCCATCGCCCTATTCGTCCTGGCAGGCGTCGTCGGGACCGCCCTCGGCCGCCTCGCGATCTTCACGGGGGTCGACCGGGTTGGGGCCGCGATCAACACCGCGGCCGTCTCCATCCGGCCACTCTTTGCCACCATCCTCGCCGTCTTCTTGCTGGGTGAGAGCGTCGGTCTCCACACCGCCATCGGTATCCTGGTCGTGGTCACCGGGCTGGTGGCCCTCACCCTCTCGAAGGGTGGCGATATCACGGGCTGGGAACGAGCGGATCTGCTCTACCCGCTGCTCGCAGCGCTCTTATTCGCCATCGGGAACGTGGCCCGGCGGTACGGGCTGGTGAGCTTTCCCGACGTCAGCCTGCTGGAGGCCGTGGCGCTGAACGAGTTCGGCGGGATGGTCGCACTGGGGACGTTCGCGGTGGTCGCCGGTCGCCGGGACGTCCTGTACGCACCGCGAAAGACCTACGCGTACTTCGCGGGCAGCGGAACGCTCACGGCCGTCGCGTTGCTCTCGCTGTTCGCCGCACTCCAGGCCGAGCGGGTCGCCATCGTCGATCCGCTGTCGGCGACGGCGCCGCTGTTCACCACGCTCTTCGCGGCGGTCCTCCTGCGGGACCTCGAACAGGTCACTCGCCAGGTGGTCCTGGGAGCCGCCCTCATCGTTTTCGGCGTCGTCGTCATTACCGCATTCTGA
- a CDS encoding ribosome biogenesis/translation initiation ATPase RLI — translation MADDSIAVVDLDRCQPDRCNYECVNFCPPNRTGKDCIVTRDEHYEDEEPFEGEPDQVRISEEICLGETCGICVEKCPFDAIEIINLPQELEEDPTHRYGDNSFALYGLPIPETGKVTGFLGPNGIGKSTAVHALAGEMVPNLGQHADPPSWEEVIDEYRGTELQDYLEGVRDGDITVARKPQYVDQIPAQFDGTTRELLASTDERGALEDIVTRLGIDPVMDQAIENLSGGELQRVALAAALARDADFYFLDEVTPYLDISQRVTAARLIRELAVEEDRAMLVVEHDLAILDLLADSLHVGYGQPSVFGVVTPPKSVRVGINEYLEGYLTAENMRIRPEAIQFEAHAPRPIENADVLVEYPDMSKSYGEGEFSLTVDGGAVHRNEVLGIVGPNGIGKSTFAKLLAGQLEPDGGELGMDLEIAYKPQYVEADEHVPVAGFLNRIADDFGTSYWNTEIAQPLQLERIMDQLLTDLSGGERQRVAIAATLSRDADLYLLDEPSAHLDVEQRVLATRAIRRYAENHETTVMVIDHDIYVVDLLADRLLVFDGEPAAHGHASRPQSMRSGMNEFLANLDVTFRRDERLGRPRINKPGSQLDRQQKRDGEYYYTG, via the coding sequence ATGGCCGACGACAGCATCGCCGTAGTCGACCTGGACCGCTGTCAGCCCGACCGGTGTAACTACGAGTGCGTGAACTTCTGTCCCCCGAATCGCACCGGCAAGGACTGCATCGTCACTCGCGATGAACACTACGAGGACGAGGAACCCTTCGAGGGCGAACCCGACCAGGTTCGCATCTCCGAGGAGATCTGCCTGGGCGAGACCTGTGGCATCTGCGTCGAGAAGTGCCCCTTCGACGCCATCGAGATCATCAACCTGCCCCAGGAACTCGAGGAGGACCCGACCCATCGCTACGGCGACAACTCCTTCGCGCTCTACGGGCTACCGATCCCCGAGACTGGCAAGGTCACGGGCTTTCTGGGGCCGAACGGCATCGGGAAGTCGACCGCGGTCCACGCCCTCGCGGGCGAGATGGTCCCCAACCTGGGCCAGCACGCCGACCCGCCCTCCTGGGAGGAGGTCATCGACGAGTACCGCGGGACCGAACTCCAGGACTACCTCGAGGGCGTCCGCGACGGCGACATCACGGTCGCCCGCAAACCGCAGTACGTCGACCAGATCCCCGCCCAGTTCGACGGCACGACCCGCGAGCTGCTGGCCAGTACCGACGAACGGGGCGCCCTCGAGGACATCGTCACGCGACTCGGCATCGATCCGGTGATGGACCAGGCCATCGAGAACCTGTCGGGTGGGGAACTCCAGCGAGTCGCCCTGGCGGCCGCGTTGGCCAGGGACGCGGACTTCTACTTCCTCGACGAGGTGACCCCCTACCTGGACATCAGTCAGCGAGTCACCGCCGCCCGTCTCATCCGCGAACTGGCCGTCGAGGAGGATCGCGCGATGCTCGTCGTCGAACACGACCTCGCCATCCTCGACCTGCTCGCCGACTCGCTGCACGTCGGCTACGGGCAGCCCTCGGTCTTCGGCGTCGTCACGCCGCCGAAGTCGGTCAGGGTCGGTATCAACGAGTACCTCGAGGGATACCTCACCGCGGAGAACATGCGCATCCGTCCCGAGGCCATCCAGTTCGAGGCGCACGCGCCGCGCCCCATCGAGAACGCCGACGTCCTCGTCGAGTACCCGGACATGTCGAAGTCCTACGGCGAGGGGGAGTTCTCCCTGACCGTCGACGGCGGCGCGGTCCATCGCAACGAGGTTCTGGGCATCGTCGGGCCGAACGGCATCGGGAAGTCCACCTTCGCGAAGTTGCTCGCGGGCCAGCTCGAACCCGACGGCGGCGAACTCGGGATGGACCTCGAGATCGCCTACAAACCACAGTACGTCGAGGCCGACGAACACGTCCCGGTGGCCGGCTTCCTCAACCGGATCGCCGACGACTTCGGGACGTCGTACTGGAACACCGAGATCGCCCAGCCCCTCCAGTTGGAGCGCATCATGGACCAGTTGCTCACCGACCTCTCCGGCGGGGAACGCCAGCGCGTCGCCATCGCCGCAACGCTCTCCCGCGACGCGGACCTCTATCTCCTCGACGAACCGTCCGCGCATCTCGACGTCGAACAGCGGGTGCTCGCGACCCGCGCCATCCGCCGGTACGCCGAGAACCACGAGACCACCGTCATGGTCATCGACCACGACATCTACGTCGTCGACCTGCTCGCCGACCGGCTGCTGGTCTTCGACGGCGAACCCGCCGCCCACGGGCACGCCAGCCGACCGCAGTCGATGCGCTCCGGGATGAACGAGTTCCTGGCGAACCTCGACGTCACCTTCCGTCGCGACGAACGCCTCGGTCGGCCCCGGATCAACAAGCCGGGGAGCCAGCTTGATCGCCAACAGAAACGCGACGGCGAGTACTACTACACCGGCTGA
- a CDS encoding carboxypeptidase M32, with protein sequence MPDDPPAAYDELLDRYERIVNVGNARGLLSWDQQVMMPEGGTPARSKQLSTLSSLSHDLLTDDRVGELLDDLEDADLTVEQAGAVREIRREYRRETRVPRDLVERISEAASEALPVWESARAEDDWDAFAPALEDLIELKREYAAHIDPDRDPYAVLFEDYEPYLGLETAERILGQLAAELPPLIDDIRESDVDLPRPFAGEFDPATQEDLARDVLDALGYDWERGRLDTSTHPFSMGTQFDARVTTRFSPDDPLDSLYSTIHEFGHARYTLGLPQDQYGTPLGQPRDMTVHESQSRLWENHVGRSRAFWAHFLPALVDRFPDLAGVDVDDLYAAANRVDPDNVIRVEADELTYHMHIVLRFEIERDLIAGNLAVEDVPQVWNDKMAEYLGVRPETDSEGALQDIHWSHGNFGYFPTYSMGSVLSAQLYAAADEAIDDLDEHLAAGEFEPLGDWLTTQVHRHGSRMTTDDLVKSATGESYAADHFLAYVTEKYGELYDL encoded by the coding sequence ATGCCCGACGACCCACCCGCCGCCTACGACGAATTGCTCGACCGATACGAACGGATCGTCAACGTCGGGAATGCGCGCGGTCTATTGAGCTGGGACCAGCAAGTGATGATGCCCGAGGGCGGGACGCCGGCCCGCTCGAAACAGCTCTCGACGCTCTCTTCGCTCTCCCACGACCTCCTGACCGACGACCGCGTCGGCGAACTCCTCGACGACCTCGAGGACGCGGACCTCACCGTCGAGCAGGCGGGTGCGGTCCGAGAGATACGCCGCGAGTACCGACGCGAGACGCGCGTCCCCCGCGACCTCGTCGAACGCATCTCGGAGGCGGCGAGCGAGGCGCTCCCGGTCTGGGAGTCCGCCCGGGCCGAGGACGACTGGGACGCCTTCGCGCCGGCGCTCGAGGACCTCATCGAACTCAAGCGGGAGTACGCCGCCCACATCGACCCGGACCGTGACCCGTATGCCGTCCTCTTCGAGGACTACGAACCGTATCTCGGCCTCGAGACCGCCGAGCGAATCCTCGGACAACTCGCGGCGGAACTCCCCCCGCTCATCGACGATATCCGCGAGAGCGACGTGGACCTCCCGAGGCCGTTCGCGGGCGAGTTCGATCCGGCGACCCAGGAGGACCTGGCCCGCGACGTCCTCGACGCCCTCGGCTACGACTGGGAGCGTGGCCGACTCGATACCTCGACACACCCCTTCTCGATGGGCACCCAGTTCGACGCCCGGGTGACGACGCGGTTCTCACCGGACGACCCGCTCGACTCGCTGTACAGCACCATCCACGAGTTCGGACACGCGAGGTACACCCTCGGACTGCCCCAGGACCAGTACGGGACGCCGCTGGGCCAGCCCCGGGACATGACCGTCCACGAGTCACAATCCAGGCTGTGGGAGAACCACGTCGGCCGCTCGCGGGCCTTCTGGGCGCATTTCCTGCCGGCCCTCGTCGATCGGTTCCCGGATCTGGCGGGGGTCGACGTCGACGATCTCTACGCCGCCGCCAACCGGGTGGACCCGGACAACGTCATCCGCGTGGAGGCGGACGAACTGACCTACCACATGCACATCGTCCTCCGCTTCGAGATCGAGCGCGACCTGATCGCGGGCAACCTGGCCGTCGAGGACGTTCCGCAGGTGTGGAACGACAAGATGGCGGAGTACCTCGGCGTCAGACCCGAGACGGACAGCGAGGGCGCCCTGCAGGACATCCACTGGAGTCACGGCAACTTCGGGTACTTCCCGACGTACTCGATGGGAAGTGTCCTCTCCGCCCAGCTGTACGCGGCCGCGGACGAAGCCATCGACGACCTCGATGAGCACCTCGCCGCCGGCGAGTTCGAACCGCTGGGGGACTGGCTCACCACCCAGGTTCACCGACACGGTTCGCGCATGACCACCGACGACCTCGTGAAATCGGCGACCGGCGAGTCGTACGCGGCCGATCACTTCCTCGCGTACGTCACCGAGAAGTACGGCGAGCTGTACGATCTGTAA
- a CDS encoding PINc/VapC family ATPase: protein MKIVPDTSVVVDGRISEKVVDGEYAGATIYLPEAVIGEIESQANRGRDIGWDGIEELQRLADLDADGEIEVEYVGGRASEAEIQRASEGAIDAVIREVAVEYDATFVTSDIVQAEVGRGKGLTVEYLEPKDRERGRLGIEDFFDDTTMSVHLKVGVVPMAKRGDVGNISYEAIGDEPLDADRLKEFASEIIDTGKRGEDAFIELREEGMIIAQIRDMRIAIAEPPFSDGIEITAVRPIVKTTMDDYDHVEELQSRLKERDRGVLVAGAPGAGKSTFAQAVAEFLDDAGNVVKTMEKPRDLQVGPEITQYTELAGTMEKTADSLLMVRPDYTIYDEVRKTDDFEVFADMRLAGVGMVGVVHATRPIDALQRLVGRVELGMIPQIVDTVVFIEAGQVQTIYDVVTEVKVPEGLMEQDLARPVIVVRDFETQRPAYEIYTFNRQVVTVPLEETGDATEESGVDRLAKNEVEREIQAATRGPVEVEIRNPNQAVVYVSEDDISHVIGKGGGRISDIEDRLGITIDVRTLDEHPAYGSGGGPSGGGGGGGTGGAGGEIVTPEITSRHVIIPVDGSRAGETVEVQADGEYLFTATVGRGGDIKVSRGSAIAEELERAIDRETMITVE, encoded by the coding sequence ATGAAGATCGTCCCGGACACGAGCGTGGTCGTCGACGGCCGCATCTCCGAGAAGGTGGTCGACGGCGAGTACGCCGGGGCCACCATCTACCTCCCCGAGGCAGTCATCGGCGAGATCGAATCGCAGGCCAACCGGGGACGCGACATCGGGTGGGACGGCATCGAGGAGCTACAGCGTCTCGCCGACCTGGACGCCGACGGGGAGATCGAGGTCGAGTACGTCGGTGGACGGGCCAGCGAAGCAGAGATCCAGCGGGCGAGCGAGGGGGCCATCGACGCGGTCATCCGCGAGGTGGCGGTCGAGTACGACGCCACCTTCGTCACGAGCGACATCGTCCAGGCCGAGGTCGGTCGCGGGAAAGGACTGACCGTCGAGTACCTCGAGCCGAAGGACCGCGAACGCGGTCGCCTCGGCATCGAGGACTTCTTCGACGACACGACGATGTCCGTCCACCTCAAAGTCGGCGTCGTCCCGATGGCCAAACGCGGCGACGTCGGGAACATCTCCTACGAGGCCATCGGCGACGAACCCCTGGACGCGGACCGACTGAAGGAGTTCGCCTCCGAGATCATCGACACCGGCAAACGCGGCGAGGACGCTTTCATCGAGTTGCGCGAGGAGGGGATGATCATCGCCCAGATCCGCGACATGCGGATCGCCATCGCGGAACCGCCCTTCTCCGACGGCATCGAGATCACGGCGGTCCGCCCCATCGTCAAGACGACGATGGACGACTACGACCACGTCGAGGAGCTCCAGTCCCGGCTGAAAGAGCGCGACCGGGGGGTGCTCGTCGCCGGGGCACCGGGCGCGGGGAAGTCGACGTTCGCCCAGGCCGTCGCCGAGTTCCTCGACGACGCCGGCAACGTCGTGAAGACCATGGAGAAACCGCGCGACCTCCAGGTCGGCCCGGAGATCACCCAGTACACCGAACTCGCGGGCACCATGGAGAAGACCGCCGACTCGCTGTTGATGGTCCGCCCCGATTACACCATCTACGACGAGGTGCGCAAGACCGACGACTTCGAGGTCTTCGCCGACATGCGCCTCGCCGGCGTCGGCATGGTCGGTGTCGTCCACGCGACCCGGCCCATCGACGCCCTCCAGCGACTGGTCGGTCGTGTCGAACTCGGGATGATCCCCCAGATCGTCGATACCGTCGTCTTCATCGAGGCCGGCCAGGTCCAGACCATCTACGACGTCGTCACCGAGGTGAAGGTCCCCGAGGGACTCATGGAACAGGACCTCGCCCGACCGGTCATCGTGGTCCGGGACTTCGAGACCCAGCGCCCGGCCTACGAGATATACACGTTCAACCGCCAGGTCGTCACGGTCCCCCTGGAGGAGACCGGTGACGCCACCGAGGAGAGTGGCGTAGATAGACTCGCGAAGAACGAGGTCGAACGCGAGATACAGGCCGCGACGCGGGGGCCCGTCGAGGTCGAGATCCGGAATCCGAATCAGGCGGTCGTCTACGTCAGCGAGGACGACATCTCCCACGTCATCGGGAAGGGGGGCGGCCGGATCAGCGACATCGAGGACCGACTGGGGATCACCATCGACGTCAGGACCCTCGACGAACATCCCGCCTACGGGAGCGGCGGGGGTCCGTCGGGTGGCGGTGGGGGCGGTGGAACCGGCGGCGCCGGTGGCGAGATCGTCACGCCGGAGATCACCTCGCGGCACGTCATCATCCCGGTCGACGGGTCCCGCGCCGGCGAGACCGTCGAGGTCCAGGCCGACGGCGAGTACCTCTTCACCGCGACGGTGGGCCGTGGCGGCGACATCAAGGTCTCGCGCGGGAGCGCCATCGCCGAGGAACTCGAGCGAGCGATCGACAGAGAGACGATGATCACCGTCGAGTGA
- a CDS encoding UvrD-helicase domain-containing protein — translation MTETDPEVTRLFGGPGSGKTTALLDRVDQLLERDDVAVEDILVVSYTRAAAAEVRERLADRLDMNPRALRGNVSTMHAKAYDLLNLSRGDVVGENDKEEFCEEFGLPYEDEYASGSRRTARSTTLGNKIIATSQWLQRTQRDVADWYDVPFRWNDEEVRLPPEIDENAQVGNKYTPTWPTSDDRFDIPEAIRGWRSYKGQHGLVGFADMLERVQQRSLVPRVDHLVIDEFQDITQLQYAVYDEWKPHMETVFIAGDDDQVVYAWQGADPKLLLDEVTDEDVILENSYRLPSHVLDVVNREVAHIEERQDKDLRPRKEGGAVEAVESPSVLDLVRNVRSTIRDSEDDSVMVLFRARYQLFEFVDEFIGEGIPFKALTDQRLWTDRLQQYISAVEALDRDEPIDGLETRRLVDMLQSSAFGTNERSAFRDYLDDREEAAGEDVDLTEIEVDPETIREYAPFVPAPASAADMLRKVTRYQRRSVDAYFRGDYQHVDPDRVRVGTIHSAKGREADHVFLATDLTEKVVEQMVATATDREIPAGVEFTRQSSPVPVLTDNERRVFYVGMSRARERLVLLQNLIDGAPTLPIDVLLYGKPTGNTLEESLAGEESVTILQ, via the coding sequence ATGACTGAAACGGACCCGGAGGTTACGCGCCTCTTCGGGGGACCAGGGAGCGGGAAGACGACAGCACTGCTGGACCGAGTCGACCAACTCCTCGAACGGGACGACGTCGCGGTCGAGGACATCCTCGTCGTCTCGTACACCCGGGCGGCCGCGGCCGAGGTCCGCGAGCGGCTCGCAGACCGTCTCGACATGAACCCGCGAGCGCTTCGCGGGAACGTCTCGACGATGCACGCGAAGGCCTACGACCTGCTCAACCTCTCGCGGGGCGACGTGGTGGGGGAGAACGACAAGGAGGAGTTCTGCGAGGAGTTCGGCCTGCCCTACGAGGACGAGTATGCATCCGGATCCCGCCGCACGGCCCGTTCGACGACCCTTGGGAACAAGATCATCGCGACGAGCCAGTGGCTCCAGCGGACCCAGCGCGACGTCGCCGACTGGTACGACGTCCCGTTCCGCTGGAACGACGAGGAGGTTCGCCTCCCACCGGAGATCGACGAGAACGCCCAGGTCGGGAACAAGTACACGCCCACCTGGCCGACCAGCGACGACCGTTTCGACATCCCCGAGGCCATCCGTGGGTGGCGCTCCTACAAGGGCCAACACGGCCTCGTCGGCTTCGCCGACATGCTCGAGCGGGTACAGCAACGTTCACTCGTCCCCCGGGTCGACCACCTGGTCATCGACGAATTCCAGGACATCACCCAGCTGCAGTACGCGGTCTACGACGAGTGGAAACCACACATGGAGACGGTGTTCATCGCGGGCGACGACGACCAGGTCGTCTACGCCTGGCAGGGTGCCGACCCGAAACTCCTCCTCGACGAGGTGACCGACGAGGACGTCATCCTCGAGAACTCCTACCGGCTCCCCTCCCACGTGCTCGACGTCGTCAACCGCGAGGTCGCCCACATCGAGGAACGCCAGGACAAGGATCTCCGTCCGCGCAAGGAGGGCGGGGCCGTCGAGGCGGTCGAGAGCCCTTCGGTCCTCGACCTCGTTCGGAACGTGCGGAGTACGATCCGCGATTCCGAAGACGACTCGGTGATGGTGCTCTTCCGGGCCCGGTATCAGCTCTTCGAGTTCGTCGACGAGTTCATCGGCGAGGGAATCCCGTTCAAGGCACTCACCGACCAGCGGTTGTGGACCGACCGCCTCCAGCAGTACATCTCGGCCGTCGAAGCCCTCGACCGGGACGAACCCATCGACGGTCTCGAGACGCGCCGACTCGTCGACATGCTGCAGTCCTCCGCCTTCGGGACGAACGAGCGGTCGGCGTTCCGCGACTATCTCGACGACCGCGAAGAGGCCGCCGGCGAGGACGTCGACCTCACCGAGATCGAGGTCGACCCCGAAACGATCCGCGAGTACGCCCCCTTCGTCCCGGCACCGGCGTCGGCGGCGGACATGCTCCGGAAGGTGACCCGGTACCAGCGGCGGAGCGTGGACGCCTACTTCCGCGGCGACTACCAGCACGTCGACCCGGACCGGGTTCGCGTGGGCACCATCCACAGCGCCAAGGGCCGCGAGGCCGACCACGTCTTTCTGGCGACCGACCTCACCGAGAAGGTCGTCGAGCAGATGGTCGCGACGGCGACCGACCGCGAGATTCCCGCGGGCGTCGAGTTCACCCGCCAGTCCTCCCCGGTCCCCGTCCTCACCGACAACGAACGCCGGGTCTTCTACGTCGGGATGAGTCGCGCCCGCGAGCGTCTCGTGTTGCTCCAGAACCTCATCGACGGCGCCCCGACCCTCCCCATCGACGTCCTGCTCTACGGCAAACCCACCGGGAACACCCTCGAGGAGTCCCTGGCCGGCGAAGAGAGCGTCACCATCCTGCAGTAG
- a CDS encoding helix-turn-helix domain-containing protein, with protein MDGNDCLSELPPSAKLVYKVLQYDGPLTQKQLVEETMLSARTVRYALERLQDCGSVEEGIYFADARQSLYELSCATPSEDDQEEGDASDDDGQTHEADAV; from the coding sequence ATGGACGGAAACGATTGCCTGTCGGAACTGCCGCCCAGCGCCAAACTCGTCTACAAGGTGTTGCAGTACGACGGCCCACTCACCCAGAAGCAGCTCGTCGAAGAGACGATGCTCTCCGCCCGAACCGTCCGTTATGCCCTGGAGCGACTCCAAGACTGCGGCAGCGTCGAAGAGGGGATCTACTTCGCGGATGCCCGCCAGAGCCTCTACGAACTGTCCTGTGCTACTCCGTCCGAGGACGACCAGGAGGAGGGCGACGCCTCGGACGACGACGGACAGACACACGAAGCCGACGCCGTCTGA